A stretch of Lathyrus oleraceus cultivar Zhongwan6 chromosome 6, CAAS_Psat_ZW6_1.0, whole genome shotgun sequence DNA encodes these proteins:
- the LOC127093111 gene encoding uncharacterized protein LOC127093111 has product MLEFVLFYKNPFLHASLSIFLALTLTFFRIPILLLYALQTYIHPDSQPQSNGLKAAIRRPGVDGYQPLSSKTSTELRKRSKTKDKVDFDESNAQIFRITLDQSHLQSRLYIDQYSVAFTVSFVALFSLLLHRFLDCSEDNGILANGVFVPILLSISSLYTWGMLLVKVTFERSASRRSEKQLSVVLGVLGVFLGLLFVPEVASLVLDFDFGVSVDGVWRVLLSVLMGSLACFLFIPAVRSARSFWLGTDQIRCNLSMITCGFYNRAILYVNQILLIFVAFLWITPLAEIFVNKNYSGTTSGVGNAERLAGNIGFLPSDFANFRRWCLLGSSLLQIVALRPNLQMYLNEALLSWYQRLHGSKVPDLDYSRAKMFLHNHYLCLVVLQFFGPPVLVLIFLGLSQIDGSSFGNFPLALPSSVFLKEAALFLAWWMTFLSAIYSSAILLLHRHCILYVS; this is encoded by the coding sequence ATGCTTGAGTTCGTACTGTTCTACAAGAACCCATTCCTCCACGCATCACTCTCCATCTTCCTCGCTCTAACCCTAACTTTCTTCCGAATCCCAATCCTCCTCCTCTACGCTCTCCAAACCTACATCCACCCTGATTCTCAACCTCAATCCAATGGTCTCAAAGCCGCCATTCGCCGCCCCGGCGTCGACGGTTACCAGCCCTTGTCTTCAAAAACCTCCACGGAGCTCAGAAAGAGGAGTAAGACAAAGGACAAGGTCGATTTCGATGAAAGTAATGCTCAGATCTTTAGGATAACGCTCGATCAGAGTCACCTTCAATCTCGTCTTTATATCGATCAGTATTCCGTTGCTTTTACTGTTTCTTTTGTGGCCCTTTTCTCTCTTTTGCTTCATAGGTTTTTGGATTGTTCGGAGGATAATGGGATTTTGGCAAATGGGGTTTTTGTTCCGATTTTGTTATCAATTTCGAGTCTTTATACTTGGGGGATGCTGCTTGTTAAGGTTACGTTTGAAAGATCTGCGTCAAGAAGGTCTGAGAAGcagttgagtgttgttttggGGGTTTTGGGGGTTTTCTTAGGGTTGCTTTTTGTTCCCGAGGTGGCTTCTTTGGTTTTGGACTTTGATTTTGGGGTTTCTGTTGATGGGGTTTGGAGGGTTTTGTTGTCTGTGTTAATGGGTTCCCTTGCTTGTTTCTTGTTCATTCCTGCTGTAAGAAGTGCAAGATCTTTTTGGCTTGGAACTGATCAGATTCGTTGCAATTTGTCGATGATTACTTGTGGATTTTATAACCGTGCTATTCTTTATGTGAATCAAATCTTGCTTATTTTTGTGGCTTTTCTGTGGATTACACCTTTGGCTGAAATTTTTGTAAACAAAAACTATAGTGGAACAACGAGTGGAGTTGGTAATGCTGAGAGATTGGCGGGGAACATAGGGTTTCTGCCGTCTGATTTTGCCAACTTTAGGCGGTGGTGTTTGTTGGGATCGAGTTTGTTGCAGATTGTGGCTTTAAGGCCTAACCTGCAAATGTATCTCAATGAAGCTTTATTGTCATGGTACCAAAGACTTCATGGTAGCAAGGTTCCTGATTTGGATTACAGTAGAGCAAAGATGTTCTTGCATAATCATTACTTGTGCCTTGTGGTTTTGCAATTTTTTGGCCCTCCTGTGCTGGTACTTATCTTTCTCGGCTTGTCTCAGATCGACGGTTCTTCCTTTGGAAACTTTCCATTGGCATTGCCTAGCTCTGTTTTTCTCAAGGAGGCTGCATTGTTTTTGGCTTGGTGGATGACCTTTCTGTCGGCAATATATTCTTCGGCGATCCTTCTGCTACACCGGCATTGTATTTTGTATGTTTCTTGA